A segment of the Gammaproteobacteria bacterium genome:
GCACTTGCCATTGGCCATCCGCGACCGGCAACGCTCGCGGTGCTCAACGCCGAACTGCCGCGGCTCGTGGCACAGGGCACGGAACTCGTGCCGGTGTCTGTCATCATCAGACTGCAGCAGCAGCATCCCATCCCTTGGCCCGAATCCCTGTATCCTTTACCGACTCACCCGGCCAATCTGGCCCATTGATTCAGAGCATACGCGCGTACTCGCGTGTAGAAATCCGTATAAATCTGGTCGTAGGATTTTATCCGCGTGCTGCCTTCGCCCCAGAGCAGATAGCGGGACAGAAATGCGATCATCGGTGCCATCGTTTTCTGCACGCGCAGATTCAGGTCCAGTGGTTTGAGCGTCATCTTCACGCTCATGGCGTGGGGAAACTGCGGCCCCATGAGGTAACGGCCCCGTTTCTGGATGATCCGGTACAGGCGATTGTTGAAAGACGTGTTGGGATGCAGGATGCCGTAGGCATGTTTCAAGGCAATGCTGCTGTCCTCGCCGTCTATCATGCGCAAGCGGTGCAGGATCGTCCGGAAGATTTTCCAGCGGCCCATGTTTTCGCGTTTGCGGTAGCGCAGAAAATATTGGTAGAAATACTTGTAGTGCCGCACTTCATCTTCACGGATCAGCTGTGTGAGCAGGTGCAATACCGGCTCGGGGCTCAGGCGGCTCAGAGTGGTGTAATAGCTCGCGGTACCCATCTCCACGATGCAGCGCGACACCATTTCCAGGCAGCGGCTGGGTTCCAGCGCCTCAATCACGCAGTTAGCGGAAAACTCCGCGAAGAATGCCTGGTATACCCGATCCCAATCAAAGTCCGGCCAGGCGGTTTGCACGTAGCGCTTGAGCGCGCGGCCGTGCTGCAATTCCTCATGCTGCCAGTGCTGCTCCAGCCATGCGGTCACTTCTTCATCGCCGGCGTAATATTCAATGAGATTGTGTGCGTAGGTGTCCGTGGCGGTTTCGATGAACGAGGCGGTGGTGAGGAGATAAAACAGTAGTTCCTGATCCGCGATCTGGGTACGGTCAAGGCTCTGCCACGGGATGTCATCAAGTGTCCAGCGTTGATGGATGGGCGAACGCCGGGGCAACGAGGAAACGGGGCTCATGAGGAATATCCGGAAGTGGTGCGGCAGTGTATGCTCATCTTTGACAATTATCAGATTGACGAATTCCCATTTCTTGCCGAGTCTGGGCAAAACGCAAGGTGCCCAAGGCCATGATTGTGCTCTGCTAAAATCGCCGCATGCATGTGAGCGCGCTGCTTGAACCCCTGAATCCCGCACAACGTCAGGCGGTGACCGCGGAAACCGGCGCGCTGCTGGTGCTGGCGGGCGCCGGCAGCGGCAAGACCAGGGTGCTGGTGCATCGCATCGCCTGGTTGATCCAGGTGCGCCAGGTGTCGCCGTTCGCCATCCTGGCGGTCACCTTCACCAACAAAGCCGCGGCCGAGATGCGCACGCGCATCGAACACATGCTGACGCAGCCCGTGCGTGCCATGTGGGTGGGGACGTTTCACGGGCTGGCGCACCGGCTGCTGCGCCAGCACTGGCGTGAAGCCAAACTGCCGCAGAATTTCCAGATTCTAGATGCCGAGGACCAATACCGTCTGCTGCGGCGCGTGCTCAAGAGCCTGGATCTGGATGAAGCACGCTATGCGCCGCGGCAGCTACAGTGGTTCATCAATGCGCGCAAAGATCAGGGCCTACGCGCCAAACACCTGCAGGCATCCGCCGATCCCGTTGAGCGCCAGCTGCAGCGTGCCTATGCGGCTTATGAAACTGCCTGCGAGCGCGGCGGACTGGTGGATTTTGCGGAGCTCTTGTTGCGCGCGCTGGAGTTGTGGCGCAATGACGCCGCGCTGCTCGCGCACTATCAACGGCGTTTTACCCATATTCTGGTGGACGAATTCCAGGACACCAATGCCATTCAGTATGCGTGGATCAAGCTGCTGGCCGGCACGCAGGCCGCGCCGTTCGTGGTGGGCGATGATGACCAGTCCATCTACGCCTGGCGCGGCGCGCGCATCGAGAACATCCTGAAATTCGAGCGCGATTTCCCCGGCGCCCGCGTGGTGCGCCTGGAGCAGAACTACCGATCCACCGGCATCATTCTGAAAGCCGCGAATGCGCTCATTGCCCACAACCAGACGCGCCTCGGCAAAAACCTCTGGACCAGCGGCAACGACGGCGTACCGATACGCTTATACGCCGCGTACAACGAACAGGACGAAGCACAGTTCGTGATCGACCGCATACAGCACTGGCAGGCGCAGGGCGGCGCGCGCCGCGAAATCGCGGTGCTGTATCGCTCCAACGCCCAGTCGCGCGTGTTCGAGGAGCGCTTGCTGGCCGAACGCATTCCCTATCGGGTGTACGGCGGCTTGCGATTCTTCGAGCGCCAGGAGATCAAGGACGCACTCGCCTATCTGCGCCTCCTCGAGAATCGCGCGGATGACGCCGCGTTCGAGCGCATCGTCAATTTGCCGGCCCGCGGCATCGGTACGCGCAGCGTGGACAGTCTGCGGGAAACCGCGCGGCGTGAGCAGCGGCCACTGTGGGCGGCATTGCAGATGATGTTGGCCAAAAAGGATGCCGCGCCGCGGGTGCTGACGGCGTTGCAGGCGTTCACCCGGCTCATAGACGGCATGGATGCCGCAGTGCGCGGACTGGAACTGCATGAACAAGTGGACCATGTGATTCATGCCAGCAAGCTTGTGGAACATTACCAGGCCGAAAAAGGCGAACGCGGCGAAGCGCGCGTCGAAAACCTGCAGGAACTGGTGAGCGCGGCGCGCAGTTTCCGGTCCGAAATCTTGGACGCGGGCATGACGCCACTGGCCGCATTTCTGTCGCACGCGGCGCTCGAAGCGGGTGAAGGCCAGGCGGACGCCTGGGAGGACTGCGTGCAGTTGATGACGCTGCATTCCGCCAAGGGCCTGGAGTTTCCGCTGGTTTTCATCTGCGGCATGGAAGACGGCCTGTTTCCCCATCAGCGTTCCAGCGAGGATCACGATGGCCTCGAGGAAGAACGCCGCCTGTGCTATGTGGGCATGACGCGCGCGATGCGCGAGCTGATCCTGAGCTATGCGGAGAGCCGCCGCCTGCACGGCACCGACAGTTACGCCGTGCCCTCGCGCTTTCTGCGCGAGATTCCCGCAGAACTGATCGAGGAGATCCGTCCGCGCGTGCAGGTGACGCGGCCGTTGACGCCGTCCAGCGTGCATCTGGATAGCGCGCCTACCGGCCTGCAGCTCGGCCAGCACGTGCAGCATCCCAATTTCGGTGAAGGTGTGGTGCTGGATTACGAGGGCAGCGGGCCGCAGGCGCGTGTGCAGGTCAATTTTCGTGCGGCCGGCGCCAAATGGCTGGTCGTGGCGTATGCCAACCTGCGGCCGGTGTGACATGCGACGTGGAGTGCGCGCGGCGCTTGGCTGTTTGCTGGGATTGCTGATAGGCACGCTCGCGGCTCCGCGCGCCTGGGCCGATGCCGGCGAACTGGATCTCGTGGTGCTCGGCAGCGGCGGTTTCTCGGGCAACAGCAATCCGTACAACAACGGTTATTACACCACCGGCCTCAGCAGCTATGCGTTCACCGCCAATCTTGGTTATTGGTTCGACGACAGCTGGGAGGCCGGCGTGGGCGCCGGGCCAGGACGCACGCAATATCAGAGTTGCAACAGCCAGAACGTATGTGCCAACGCCACGCAGGCCACGGTGCAGTTCACGGTGTTTGGCCGCTACAACTTCACCTCAGATTACGGTGCACAGTATTCTTTCACCGGTTTGCAGGTGAATCAGATAAATGCGGGCCGCGCGCTCGGCAGTGTGACTGTGCTGCATCCGGTCGCGGGCTACCGGTTTTCGCTCATGGAGAATTGGTCATTGGAACTCAGCGTCGGCGCAGGCATACCGGTCGCCGGTGACACCGCGCGCTTTCCAGTCACCTATGATGTGCAAATGGGCCTGGTGATACCACTTTGACACACTGCAACTTGAAGACACGTGGACTCACGATCTGCGCGCGCCCTTACCGGACATGTATACCTACGGAGTGAGGTCATGACCATCCAGGATAAACCGGCTGCCAAGCCGGGCGAAGACCGCCTCAGCCGCGAAGCGTGGAAACTTTTCCGCATGATGGCGGAATTCGTCGAGGGCTATGAACGCCTCGTGGCCATCGGCCCGGCCGTGAGCATTTTCGGTTCGTCGCGCACCGCTCCCGGGCATCCGTACTACGTACTGGCGGAGCAGATTGGCCGGGCGCTGTCCGATGCCGGGTTCTCGGTGGTGACCGGCGGTGGTCCGGGCATCATGGAAGCCGCGAGCAAGGGCGCGTACGCCGGCAAATCCACCAGCGTGGGGCTCAACATCCAGTTGCCGCACGAGCAGACGAGCAACGCTTATCAGGATATTTCCCTGAGCTTCAGACATTTCTTCGTGCGCAAAGTGATGTTCGTGAAATACGCCTCGGCCTACGTGGTGCTGCCGGGCGGGTTTGGCACGCTGGATGAACTCGGTGAGATTCTCACCTTGACGCAGACCGGCAAAACGCCGCGCGTTCCGATCCTGCTCGTGGGACGGGAGTTCTGGTCGGGGCTGGGCGACTGGATCCAGGCGCGGTTGGTGGCCGAGCACATGATTGACGCCAGCGATATGGATCTGTTTCAGCTCGTGGATCGTCCCGAAGACGTGGTCAATACCATCGTGCAGCACTACGGCACGCGCAGCTTCGAGCCCTCGGACCGGGAACGCCAGGCGCTGCTGGAACTTTAGCTGCGCCGGCTCAGCGTTCGGGTTTTCCCACGTCCAGGTTTTCGAGATCCTGGGAATAGTCGGTGGCCAGGATGCGGCGCGCACGCGCGGCATCCACACGTTGCACGCACAGCTTGATGCCGCCCAGCGCGATGGCGTACAGCCAGTCCATCTGCACCATGTTGTCATCGTACAGCATGGCGTGCACACCTTCCGCCGCCAGCCGCCCCAGCGCGATGTGCGCGTCCGTGGTTTTGTCGAAGGTGGCAATGGTCACATACTCGTCCATGTCCGCACGCGTGTAGGTGGGTTGGCCGCGCCGATTGCCACGCATGTGCATGCGGTCGTGGCGGGCGGCGGCCAGTTTGGTACCGCCGGACAGCAACAGCTGTGAAAAAGCGCGGAATAACGCGAGACTGAGCACGCTGGACCGCCGGGATAACGGATTGATAGGTGCGATTACAGCACAAACCGGTGGAGCGGCGAAATTAAAAACCCGGCGGGGTTGCCGCCGGGTCAAAGCCTTCATGGCTGGAGGTGATTGAGTGTTCAACTCGCAAAGGGCGTGAGCGTCCGTGCTGTTCCCTGCCCCGCCCGGGTCCATCCCACTTCCTGTCCCGCCATCCACTGGCGGTCTGGGCGGAGTCCACTTTGACACTGGATGGGTCAGGAAATAGTCGGGGGAATGCGTGACCGGATGTAGGAAAATACCTACATGGTAGGCTGCGCTCGGGGTCCGATTACGGTAGAAAATGCCCGGTATTCCGCCATGCTCAGACGCCCACCCCATGAAAAACAGCCTGCGCACGTTGTTTCCACCGCTCGAGCCTTATGCCAGGCGCCGGTTGCGCGTACAGGCGCCGCATGAAATTTACGTCGAGGAATGCGGCAATCCCGCCGGGTTGCCGGCTGTTTTTGTGCACGGCGGGCCGGGCGGGGGCTGCGTGCCCGACAACCGCCGGTTCTTTGATGCGGCGCGCTATCGCATCGTGTTATTCGACCAGCGCGGCTGCGGGCGCTCCACGCCGCACGCCGAGCTGGAACACAACACCACCCAGGCACTGATCGCGGACATGGAACTGATCCGCGCGACGCTGGGCATCGAACGCTGGCTGGTATTCGGCGGATCCTGGGGCTCGACGCTTGCGCTGGTGTATGCTGAAACCCATCCGCAACGGGTCTTGGGACTGATCCTGCGCGGGATATTCCTGGTTACCGCGTCGGAGTTGCGCTGGTTCTATCAGGACGGAATACAACATCTGTTCCCGGATTATTACGAGGACTTTGTCGCGCCGGTCCCGCCGGACGAGCGCAATGACTTGATGCGCGCTTATTACCGCCGGCTCACCGGCCCGGAACTGCGCGTGCGGCGCACCGCGGCGGAAGCCTGGTCGCTGTTCGAGGCCCGCTGTTCGTCACTGCTGCCCAGCAAAGCGATCGTCGAGCATTTTTCCGAACCCGAAATGGCTATGGCGATCGCACGCATCGAGTCCCATTACTTCGTGAATGACTGCTTTCTCGAACCCGATCAGATTATCCGTGATGCGCCGCGCATCCGGCACATCCCGGGCGTGATTGTGCAAGGTCGCTACGACGTAGTGTGTCCGACGGCTTCCGCCTGGCGCCTGCACAAAGCCTGGCCGGAAGCAGAGTTCCGTCTGGTTCCCGACGCTGGTCACGCGTCCAGCGAGCCGGGCATCTGTGCGGCGCTCATCGAAGCCGCGGATTCCTTCGCGCGGCGGCTTGCGACCGCATGATCGGACTGCTGCAGCGCGTCAGCCGCGCTTCGGTGGAAATTGAAGGCCGGGAAGTCGCGGCCATCGGCAATGGTCTGCTGGTGTTGCTCGGCGTGGAGCGCGGCGATACCGAAACCCAGGCCGCGCGACTGCTGGAGAGGCTGTTGGCGTATCGCGTGTTTCCGGATGCCGCGGGGCGCGTGAACCGGGATGTGCGCGCCATCGGCGGCGGGCTGTTGCTTGTGCCGCAGTTCACGCTGGCTGCCGACACGCGTAAAGGCAACCGGCCAAGCTTTACCCCGGCGGCGGCTCCGGAAACCGGCGCGCGCCTGTTCGGGTATTTATGTGAACAGGCTCAGCAGCAGTATGCG
Coding sequences within it:
- a CDS encoding ferritin-like domain-containing protein; translation: MSPVSSLPRRSPIHQRWTLDDIPWQSLDRTQIADQELLFYLLTTASFIETATDTYAHNLIEYYAGDEEVTAWLEQHWQHEELQHGRALKRYVQTAWPDFDWDRVYQAFFAEFSANCVIEALEPSRCLEMVSRCIVEMGTASYYTTLSRLSPEPVLHLLTQLIREDEVRHYKYFYQYFLRYRKRENMGRWKIFRTILHRLRMIDGEDSSIALKHAYGILHPNTSFNNRLYRIIQKRGRYLMGPQFPHAMSVKMTLKPLDLNLRVQKTMAPMIAFLSRYLLWGEGSTRIKSYDQIYTDFYTRVRAYALNQWARLAG
- the uvrD gene encoding DNA helicase II, whose translation is MHVSALLEPLNPAQRQAVTAETGALLVLAGAGSGKTRVLVHRIAWLIQVRQVSPFAILAVTFTNKAAAEMRTRIEHMLTQPVRAMWVGTFHGLAHRLLRQHWREAKLPQNFQILDAEDQYRLLRRVLKSLDLDEARYAPRQLQWFINARKDQGLRAKHLQASADPVERQLQRAYAAYETACERGGLVDFAELLLRALELWRNDAALLAHYQRRFTHILVDEFQDTNAIQYAWIKLLAGTQAAPFVVGDDDQSIYAWRGARIENILKFERDFPGARVVRLEQNYRSTGIILKAANALIAHNQTRLGKNLWTSGNDGVPIRLYAAYNEQDEAQFVIDRIQHWQAQGGARREIAVLYRSNAQSRVFEERLLAERIPYRVYGGLRFFERQEIKDALAYLRLLENRADDAAFERIVNLPARGIGTRSVDSLRETARREQRPLWAALQMMLAKKDAAPRVLTALQAFTRLIDGMDAAVRGLELHEQVDHVIHASKLVEHYQAEKGERGEARVENLQELVSAARSFRSEILDAGMTPLAAFLSHAALEAGEGQADAWEDCVQLMTLHSAKGLEFPLVFICGMEDGLFPHQRSSEDHDGLEEERRLCYVGMTRAMRELILSYAESRRLHGTDSYAVPSRFLREIPAELIEEIRPRVQVTRPLTPSSVHLDSAPTGLQLGQHVQHPNFGEGVVLDYEGSGPQARVQVNFRAAGAKWLVVAYANLRPV
- a CDS encoding TIGR00730 family Rossman fold protein, whose protein sequence is MTIQDKPAAKPGEDRLSREAWKLFRMMAEFVEGYERLVAIGPAVSIFGSSRTAPGHPYYVLAEQIGRALSDAGFSVVTGGGPGIMEAASKGAYAGKSTSVGLNIQLPHEQTSNAYQDISLSFRHFFVRKVMFVKYASAYVVLPGGFGTLDELGEILTLTQTGKTPRVPILLVGREFWSGLGDWIQARLVAEHMIDASDMDLFQLVDRPEDVVNTIVQHYGTRSFEPSDRERQALLEL
- the pip gene encoding prolyl aminopeptidase; the encoded protein is MRTLFPPLEPYARRRLRVQAPHEIYVEECGNPAGLPAVFVHGGPGGGCVPDNRRFFDAARYRIVLFDQRGCGRSTPHAELEHNTTQALIADMELIRATLGIERWLVFGGSWGSTLALVYAETHPQRVLGLILRGIFLVTASELRWFYQDGIQHLFPDYYEDFVAPVPPDERNDLMRAYYRRLTGPELRVRRTAAEAWSLFEARCSSLLPSKAIVEHFSEPEMAMAIARIESHYFVNDCFLEPDQIIRDAPRIRHIPGVIVQGRYDVVCPTASAWRLHKAWPEAEFRLVPDAGHASSEPGICAALIEAADSFARRLATA
- the dtd gene encoding D-aminoacyl-tRNA deacylase, giving the protein MIGLLQRVSRASVEIEGREVAAIGNGLLVLLGVERGDTETQAARLLERLLAYRVFPDAAGRVNRDVRAIGGGLLLVPQFTLAADTRKGNRPSFTPAAAPETGARLFGYLCEQAQQQYAHTCWGVFGAHMQVALVNDGPVTFWLRVNPGTER